The nucleotide window CCATTTCTTTATTCACCGGCTTGTTAGCCATTTTGGAAACTCTGCGGATCACGCCTCTCACCGTTTGCTCATCTTTAAAGTTCGCATTTTGTAGTGAATTCGCCAGCTCAAATACATCATTCATATTTACGCCAGTCTTTTTCTCTATATTCTTGAAGAAATTATTATCCATATAAATCACGCCTCCTTCTTTAACTACTCTATAGTATGAAGGAAGCAAAAAATGGTGAAAGAGATCCATAAAAAATCAGCATTAGTTCATGCAGAAAAAAGCTGTTCCGGTTTGGAACAGCTTTTCCTTCTCTTTCTTAGCTGTAGAAGCTGGCTCCTACAATAATCAACAAAATGAACAAAACGACAATCAATACGAAAGTGGAGCCTCCGTATCCGCCACCGCCGTAGCCGTAGCCGCCGCCACACCAACCGTAGCTCATTCTTCTTCACCTCACTTTTTATTACTCAATAGCAATATATGTGAGGCTTAACGAAAATGTATGGGCGAGCCCCCAGCCATTTATAAAAGCTTGGGTTAAATTTGATCAAAGTCCGGGAAATGACTCGATATAAATTCATCATATAGATCAAGATTGAGCTTTTGGTTTGAATCAATTTCTGCAAAAAATACTTGACGCGGCTCATATCCTTTTTCGTGAATCTTATCTATCAATGTATCTCGATTCAAACCAGCGCGCCTTAAGTTTTCATTGATTAATTCACCGTCGATCAAAACCGTCACCGGTGGAGACTCTTCTTTCACTTTGATTCCAATATCTTCATACTTTACAGGCTGCTTGGCTTTTTTCAATAAAACACTCAGTTCACCATTCGAATCAAGCGAAGCAAACTCTACATCAGCCACTTTGAATACACTTTTCTTGCGGAGTTGTTCCAGGAGTTCATCTATGCTATATTTTTCCTTACGCATATTTTTCTCGAGAATATTGCCATTTTCAATGAATGTAGTTGATTTCCCCTCAACTACATTGCGAAAGGCTCTGCTTTTTAAGGATATCGTGGAAATTGCCAAAGGGACGAACGACCAGACAACCAGACTGGTAATTCCATCCCTTAAGCTCAAATCAGGATCCATCGCTAATGTACCGGCAATATCTCCTACAGTGATGCCAACGATATATTCAAAAAAAGACAGACTTGATAATTGCTTTTTCCCAAGGAGTTTTGTAATGACAAATAATCCCACAATCAGCAATATGGATCGTATGATAGTCCTAAAAATATCCGGCATTAGATCATCATCCCTTTAGACACAGTTTCAGCCTTTTGGCTTAAAAATAAGGGCGCCGATAAAACCGAAAATTACAGCAGCCGAAATACCTGAACTTGTGATTTCAAACATGCCTGTCAGGACACCAACCAGACCGTGTTGTTCCGCTTCCTGAAGCGCTCCGTGAACAAGCGAATTCCCAAAGCTTGTGATGGGAATCGTAGCCCCTGCACCTGCGAAATCAATCAAAGGTTCATAAAGTCCAAATCCATCCAGGACAGCCCCAATAACGACAAGCAGGCTCATCGTATGCCCTGGTGTCAATTTCGCGATATCAAACATTAGCTGACCAAATACACAGATTAAGCCTCCGACAACAAAAGCCCAGAAAAACATAGGTAGCAAAGCGATTCCTCCTTTCTAGTTCATTTCAATTGAGACAGCATGGGCTATACATGGAATGGTTTCTTTTTGCTGAAATGACAGTGGTGATAAAAGAGCCCCTGTTGCAACAACAAGAATTTTCTTATAGACACCTTTTTTCATTTGATTCAATAAGTGACCATACAGTACCGAGGCTGAACATCCAGCTCCGCTGCCGCCAGATTGGACCGGCTGTTCATCGCTATAAATCATCAAACCGCAATCCTTAAATTGTTCCTTGGTTATATTCAGTCCAGAATGCTGCAAAAGTTCGTATGTTGTAGCCTGCCCTATTCTTCCAAGATCACCTGTTACAACTAAATCATAATACGATGGTTCACGATTCATATCTTTGAAGTGAGCAATGATTGTGTCCGCTGCTGCAGGCGCCATTGCCCCACCCATGTTAAAGGGATCAGAAATTCCCATATCCACTACTTTCCCGATAGTGGCAGAGGTGGTGACGATTTTCCCCTGTTTATCCATGTTATCAGTGACCACTGCAGCTCCTCCTCCGGTTACTGTCCATTGCGCTGTCGGTGGCTTTTGTCCGCCATATTCTGTAGGGTAGCGAAATTGTTTTTCTGCTGCCGAATTGTGGCTTGAAGCACCTGTTACAGCCTTTTTTGCTCCCTTGTAGTTCACGATGAATGATGCCAGAGCAAGACCCTCCATTGAGGTAGAGCAAGCACCAAAGAGACCAAAATAAGGGATTTCCATCGTCCTTGCCGTGAAACTCGTCGGAGTAATCTGATTGATTAAATCGCCGGCGAGCATGAACTGCATGTCCTCTTTATTGAAGTTTCCCTTTTGCAAAGCTGATTTAATTGCTTCTTCAAGTAAAACTCTATGAGCTTTTTCGTATGAATCCTCCCCCATCCACAAATCGTCATGAAGGACATCAAAGTCAGCCGCGAGTTTTCCCTCAGCTTCAAAAGGACCGACGGATGTGCCCCATGATTCAATGGCAGGCCGGTTGCCAAATTGCCATGACTGTTTTCCAATCAACATTACAGCACCCCCATCATTATCAGCAAAGTTTTTACAAGTGCAACGACAAAGGCTGCAAAGACTCCAAAAAGGATTACTGATCCTGCTAATTTGAACATATTTCCTCCGACACCAAGAACAAAGCCCTCAGTTCGATGCTCAATCGCTGCCGAAATGACGGAATTTCCAAAGCCAGTCACCGGTACTGCACTACCTGCTCCTGCGAATTGACCGATATGGTCATAGACTCCGAATCCAGTTAGCAGCATAGAAAGGAAAATCATCGTAGCAACCGTGGGATTTCCGGCTGTTTGCTCGGTAAAATTAAAAAAGTATATATAAAAATAGGTTATTGCCTGACCAATGGTGCAGATCAAACCACCAACTAAAAATGCTTTGATGCAATTTTTAACCACTGGGCGTTTAAGTTCATGTTTTTGTTCCAGCTGTTGATATTTCTGCTGCTCAGGTGTTAATTTTTGCTTTTGTTTATCCCCCATTTCACCCATCCTTTCTTAAGTTAATTCTTTTTTCAAAGAAATAATCCGCTGCAATTGTTCCTCTGCTTTTTTATCTGGAAAGGACGGATCTTTCATTCTCTCCCTAAGCTCGACTGCTTCAATAAAAATTTTATAATCACTTGAAACAATGAAATCATCATCAGGATAATTCTTTTCCAGTTTCTTATTGATTTCTTTTTCAATCCGCTTCATGCCAAATCGCTTCAAGTGCTTGACCTTATATGCCACCAAAATGTCCTCTTTACCTACAATGACGGCAACATCATAAATTTCATCAAGGGCAGCGATATCTTTCTTGACCTTCTTAGCCAGTTTGATATTCTTCTCGTCAAGGTCATTTGTCGCTCCTGGGTCTGGATTGACTGACTGAATCATTGATTTCCTGCTATCTGGAGATGTTTTTCCAAAAGAAGTACAGCCAGCTATGCCGGCACCAATCAGCATGGATACCGCTAAAACGCTTACAGCATTTTTTATATTCATCATTAATCCCTTCCTATGCTTCATCTGATAAGTTAAAAGTATTTTCCACGTCCAAAACAAAATTTATGATTTTTTTAAAGTGGGTTTTTATTCCAGTTAAGGTGAAGAGGATTCTTTTGCCTTCTTGGCAGCAACTTTGCTATTGAGCTGATCGAGAACTATTTAAGCCCGTCCATGAGAAAGTGATTCCTTGTTGTTTTTTATAGCCTTCCCAATTCAGCGTAATCTAGGACAAAAAATCCAATAGTCCTGTTCAGCCCCGACAAGCGCTGCCCGCTGAAAGCACCACGTACTGTAGCTGGCAACACTAGCACATCGTGTTCCTCAGAGGGCTCCCAGTGAAGTCGCTCTTTGACTTCATTGGCAGGACAGAAACGTCTCGAGGGGCTAGGAGATGTATCTAGGTTAGATATCCACATCTAAATAAATTTATAATTTCCTTGATTACAACTAAAAACGCCTGCCAGAAAGTTTGGCAGACGCTGTTTTATGCTCTTTTTTTCTTTTTTCCGCAACCGCAGCCTCGTTTTTTTCGCACTCGGCGGGCTGAAGTATTACTTTTGGATACAGTTGAATCCTTGTCGCTTTTTGGGTTTTGCTTTTCTTCCATGAATACATCCCCTTTATTAAAGAGTCCATATTGTAGTTTATGACCAAGTATTCAAAGGGGTTCTGGACGGACTCACTAATTTAGGTTTGTGATGCTGTTCAGTCTTTAATGAAATGATGCTGAATCACTGAAGCGATACCGGCGATTCCCAGCACTGTGATGACTGGCATTGAAAGATGTGGTATCAATTCATAGCCAGCATATAGGAAAGAAGTTGCCCAAATACCAGTACACCAGTGGCAGCTTAATAGCTCCCCCATCCAATATTTAATTCCCTCTCCTTTAATTTCTATATAAGTTTCCGTACTGCCATCCTCCATGATTTCCTCCACAGAATGATGAAATGGTGCTCGAAGGAATTCAGTGATTGTATCGTAAACAATGAGCCTCGTCAGACGAAAGCTCGCAAATACAAGAAGACATAAATCCAGCCAACTACCCATTCGTTACACCACCTGAGTTGAATGAAGTCAATACAGCTTATGCAGGGCGAATCCCTATGTATAGGCCCTGAGCCCGTCCGCTCTTGTCATGAATTTTTATTAGGAATCATGTTGAAAATTAGACAAACACCCACACCAATAGGAGGGCAATTCATATTCTATTAAGGACAATAGGTCATATCAACTAAAAGGAGATGAATTATATGTCTTGTGGAAAAAGAAAATTTGACACAGATAGTTGTGTAGCGGATATTTTAAAGCGAGTTGCAGACGCTCAAGACGAAGTTGACAACGATGAAGGTGATTGTGACGTCAGCTGCCATAAATCCATCCAGGATCTTCTTGCGGGAGCAACTACGCCATCTACTTTCGATACAATTCCGCTAATCTTGTACTGCAAATGCGAACCATTCCTTGGTACAGGTGTTCAGCTGCTTAGAAGAAACGGCACTTCTCAATCATTACGCTGCATCGAATCATACTTCTTCCGTGTCACCAAAGTAGATGACAACTGCGCAAAGCTTGAGTTGCTGACGACAACTGATGATCCAAATGGCTTACACAAATGTGCAGATCCATGCAGCCAAATCAATGGAGAAAGAACTACTTTCTACAGAACTGGCATCTGTATGACAGTAGACCTTGACTGCTTCTGCGCAGTGGTTTGCTTAGATCCAGTAGCTACAGAAGATCTATAAGAAAAGGAATAGGGGCTGCCAAAAGGGTAGCCCTTTCCTTTTATAAACCGCTGATCTTGATATCCTTGATTTCGTTAATGAGTATACTAATTGGCTTTCTCTTATTTCGCGGAAAGATACGGATATACTCCTCATCTTTTGATAAAAAGTATCCTACAAACTTATTTTCCGTTGTAATGAAACTATACTGGATTTTTACAATCGATGCTGGAAACTGCTCCAGGTAATCGATCTTTTCTGTGATGGACATGTCCTTAAACGGCTTCTTCTCCGTTTCTTCGGTTTCGTCTTCTCTATTTTCCATTTTGATATCTGCAGAGTCTGCTGTCACTGGAATATCTCCAGTGCCTTTTTCATTCTGTTGAAGCCCAACCTCTTCTATTTGCTCACGATCATCGAATATGAATTTTTCTTGCATGCTTGTTGAAACATCTCCATAAGTCCGCTGGTCAATATATAACAGTGGGTTCAATCGTTTTTTTCTACGGGCCATTTTCAAACCTCCCGGGTCGATTCAATTAGTCTATTTATGTTTATGCAGGACATTTACCCAGGGTTAAAACTTTTTTCAAACACATGAAAAGCCCGCTTGAAATTTCAAGCGGGCTTCACATAATGTGCTTTATAAGATATGAAAACCTGAATCGACATGAATATTTTCACCAGTAATCCCGCGGGACATGTCACTGAACAGGAATACAGCTGTGTCTCCGACTTCTTCAGGAGTTGTGTTGCGGCGAAGCGGAGCTCTTTCTTCGATTTCTTTCAAGATTGAATTAAAATCACTTACACCTTTGGCAGATAGTGTACGGATGGGTCCTGCTGAAATGGAGTTCACACGGATATTGTCCTTCCCCAAGTCTGCTGCAAGGTAGCGGACGCTGGCATCAAGGGATGCTTTTGCTACACCCATGACATTGTAATTCGGTATCGCTCGTTCTCCTCCAAGATAAGTCAAAGTAACGATACTTCCGCCTTCTGACATGAGTTCCTTCGCTTCCTTGGCAACGGCTGTCAGTGAGTACGCGCTGATATTATGAGCTAACAGGAAGCCTTCGCGTGATACATTCATATAGTCCCCCTGCAGTTCATCTTTGTTCGCAAATGCGATACAGTGGGCAACTCCAGAAATCGTTCCAGCCGCTTCCTTAACCTCCCGGAAGCATTTTGCAACATCTTCATCGTTTGTAACGTCGCATGGCAATACTAAATAGTTCTCGTCCAATGATCCAGCAAGCTCACGTACACTTTTCTCCAGTCGCTCTCCTGCATACGTGAAGATCAAGTTTGCTCCTGCATTGTGAAGGGACTGGGCAATTCCCCAGGCTATGCTTCGTTTATTTGCAACACCCATTACTACATATGCTTTTCCGTTCAGTGAAAGAGTCATTTTTACTGTTCCCCCAATGTTAATACAAGTTATTAGTACCTAGTGCTAATTCTACACTATATCTTTTCATTTGAAAAGAAAAACCCGCCAATAAGGCGGGTTTAGATTTTAATTAACACCAGAAGCAGAATTCGAGTTCTCGTTTCAACTCATCCACGTACTCTTTCGAACCTGTCACAATCAAACGGTCATTAAGCCTCAATTCGGTATCTCCATGAGGAACGATTGATTCATTCTCACGTAAAATACGGACAAAAATGACATCTCCCGTGAATGGGAAGCGTCTAAGAGTCATGCCGTCAAAGTGATCATTAAGCATTCTGATTTCATGCAGGGAATTTTCCTGGTTAGTCAGGATAGTCATGACTCCAGGTGATTCAATCATCGCGCGCAACAGTGATTCAGTTGACCTAAGGACCGAGAAGACTTCGATTCCCTCTTCCTGTGCTTTTTCGGCAAGATCCGGACTTTCAATCCTGGCGATTACACGGTCGATTCCTTTTTCTTTCGCACTAACTGCAATTGTAGCATTCAAATCAGGATCCCCGGTGGATATCACGATAATATCCGCTTCATATACCTCATGCTTTTCCAGGGTTCCAATCTCGTAATTTTCCATTTCGATGATTTCGAAGACTGAATCAGCAATCTGCTTTTCAGCTTTTTCCTGCTTCGTATGAAAAATTACAGGCTCATACAAAGTAGATTGCAGCGCTCTAGAAACAGGGAGTGTCATCTGGTTTGCACCAATGAATGCCACTTTGACTTTAACTTCCTCTGCCTTCTCCTGAGGGAACAGCTTTTTAAATAAAATTGGTGTCAAAACACTCGAAATTACGGCAACTAATATCAAGGTCCCACTCATTTGTGGTGTAATCATTTCCATACGTTCCCCAATGGTTGCAGCTGCAATGACCAATGACAAGGTTGATGTCAGCAGGAAGCCTGCTGCCAAAACTGTTTTTGTGTCATACCATTTTTTCAACAGATATACAGGAATCAGCTTGGATAAAAATAATGCAATGAGTAACAATGGAATAAGCAGTAGCAGTTTTTTCTCACTGAACAACGACCAAATATCAAGTTCAACACCAACCATAACGAAGAAAATCGGAATAAGGAAACCATAGCCAAATGAATCAAGCTTATGGACCATTTCCTGATCGGGGGCAAGCAAGGAAACAAGCACACCTGCCAGGAAGGCCCCAAGGATATTTTCAGCACCTACTGTTTCTGAAATGGCAACCAGAAGAATGATAAGTGCAAAGACGGCTCGGGTTCCGATTTGCGTTGTTCCAGTGGAAAGCGCATCGATGAAGGTTCTATTTTTGAAGACCCGTCCGATAAAATACAGGCCAACCCCTGCTGCGAACAGAACGAGCAGCAACCATGTATTTCCTTCTCCTCCGTCATAAATAGAGACGAAAACTGCAAGCAGGATCATTGTTGCCAAATCGGCGATAACTGCAACCAATAAGATTGTCTGCCCAATATTTGTTTTCATTAAATGTGCGTCTTTCAATGTAGGAACGACCACACCCAAAGAAATCGTCGAAATGATCAATGTCATTAAAAAGACGTTCTCAATGAAGCCCGCGAGCACAAATAAATAGGATAATCCCAGTGATACGATGAAGATGCCAACAAAGATAATAGAAGCAACAACGAATGTATTAGGTTCTTTTTTATCACTTGCGTTCTTTTTATTGTTCTTTTTATTACCTGAAAAAGCGGTGAAGTCGATTTCCAACCCACTCAAGAACATCAGGAATAAGAAGCCTAATGTCGACAATGTGCCCAGCCAGGCATCTTCATGGACAATGTTAAAGCCGCTTTTACCAATGATCAAGCCCATGATGATTTCAGCAACTACGACTGGTATGAAATTCAATTTTAAACGGTGTAGTAAAATAGGTGTTAAAAATGCAACGATAATGACGATTACAAGTGATGTAATCGAAGCATGATGTCCCATCCTCTTCCCTCCTTTATTTTGTTAGATAACTCATAAATGCAGTTGCAATCCCGAAATAGATCAAGATGCTGATAATATCATTTATCGTTGTAATGAATGGTCCAGATGCCACAGCCGGGTCAATCTTAAGCCGGTGCATCAGCAAAGGCACAAGTGAACCCGCAAGTGTTGCAATGATTAGTGTAATGAAAATGGAGATGCCTACGAGGGCTCCGAGGAATAGTTCACCTTTCCAAAAATAGACGACGAATGTGATAAGGATACCGCAAACTGCACCAGTAATAAATCCAGTTCCCGCTTCCCTCAGGATAATATTCCATTTGCTCTCTTTCTCAAGATCCCCAGTTGCAATCCCCCTGACAGCTACAGCCAGTGCCTGTGTACCTGTATTACCCGCCATCCCGGCAATCAAGGGGATGAAAACAGCTAAAATAGCTACCTTATCCAATGTATCCTCAAATCTTCCAATAAGACTTGCTGTGAACATGCCCATAAAGAGCAAGATGATCAGCCATGGCAGACGCTTCTTTGCAGCGGTTAATGGATTTCTGTCAACGGTATCAAGATCTGCTATACCTGCCAGTTTTGAATAGTCATCTGATGCCTCTTCCTCCATAACGTCCATTATGTCATCAACAGTGATGATTCCGAGGAGATGATTTTGAAAGTCAACGACTGGAAGAGCGAGAAAATTATAATCTCTCATCATCCGTGCGACTTCTTCCTGGTCCTCCCCTACAGAAACGGAAACAACACGGTCATTCATAATCTCGGCAATCATGGTTTCATCATCTGCAACAATCAGGTCACGCAATGAAATAACACCAGCCAGTCTTTTATCTTCATCTACTACAAAGATATAGTAAATTGTCTCAGCCTGTGGCGCCTCTTTTTTCAGGATATACATCGCCGATCTGACAGTCTGGTTAGCAGAAATCGCAATGAATTCTGTCGTCATGATACTACCGGCTGTGTATTCCTCATAATGCAGCAAGTCCTTGATTTCTTGTGCTGCATCTTCATCCATGATCGTCAAATAACTGACAACCTGGTCTTTATCAAGCTCATTCAGCACATCGACAGCGTCATCCGCATACATATTCGATAGCATATCAGCCGCATAATTAGGATTCATTTGAGCCAGCACATCTTTAAAGTCTTCTTCATCTGATTCCAGATTTTCAAATAAGTCGACCATCTCTTCAGGCGAGAGGAAGTTATACACTTTCGCGCGCTCTTCATCTTTCAGTTCACCGAAAAAAGCTGCCTGATCGTACGGGTGCAGTTCTAAAAATTCCGCACGGAAATCATCAATTTTCTCAGAGTAAAGTGCTTCCATCAGCAGCTCTGTGTTTATCTGCTGTTTAGATGCCGAGTCTTGTCGTTCTTCAGACATCCACCTTACCCCCTTTCCTTTATGTACATTTCATTATACTAGCATTTATTAATTTCTTTGTCTTTTATCTACTCTTTTTCAATTAAAATTATTTGGGCAATATATAGTAAGATGCCAGTTTGTTTGAATTCAGTCTTTTCTCTTAACATACCCTTTTTTATTGTAAACTTGCCTTTTTTCCGATTCCAGGGAAGACTGAATAATTAAAGGAGGAATCCGAATTGAATCTTGATCTAATAGGCGATCTTCATGGCTGTTATGTTGAATTTGAAATACTCACCAAAAGACTTGGATACGACTGGAGCTCTGGCCTTCCGGTTCATCCCGGTGGACGGCACCTTGCTTTTGTCGGTGACCTGACTGACCGCGGACCAGAATCATTAAAAACCGCAAATCTGGTTTGGGAGTTAGTGGTAAATAAAAAATCCGCTTTCTATGTCCCCGGGAACCATTGCAATAAACTGTACCGCTATCTGTTAGGAAATAAAGTCCAGACGACTCATGGCCTTGAGACAACTGTTGCAGAGTTTATGTCGTTGAAACCAGAGCAGAAAAATGAGTTCCGTGAAAAATTCCTTCAATTATATGATTCTGCCCCTTTATACCACGTCCTCGACAAGGGCCGACTTGTGGTGGCGCATGCCGGGATCCGCGAAGATTACATCGGGAAAAGCAACTCTAAAGTAAAAACATTTGTCCTTTACGGTGACATCACAGGTCAAAGCAATCCAGACGGAACTCCTGTACGGCGTGATTGGGCTAGGAACTATCAAGGAAAAGCAATCATTGTTTATGGGCATACACCGGTCAAAGAGCCTAGAGTCATCAATAATACGTACAATATCGATACAGGAGTTGTTTTTGGCGGCAATTTGACAGCCCTGCGGTATCCTGAGATGGAACTAGTATCCGTTCCCTCTACCATGGCATTCGTTCCGGAAAAATTCAGGGAAATAAAATAATACCCCGTATTGAAAAAGCTAACCATACATACGATGGTTAGCTTTCTCAGCTTTATTTTCCAATAAACATTTGTGTCCAGTAGTTCCCTTCTGTTGTATGCCCAACGCCAATGTGCGTGTAGTTAGGACTTAAAATATTTTTCCTGTGGCCTTCACTATTCATCCATGCGTTCACGACTTCTTCTGCACTCTGCTGGCCCATCGCGATGTTCTCACCAGCTGAGTTATATGATACCCCAAAGTCCCTCATCATATCGAACGGTGAACCATAAGTAGGACTCGTATGTGAAAAATAATTCTTCGCCTGCATATCATTGGATTTTTCCTGTGCTACATTGCTTAATGCTGTATCGGGCTGCAGATTTGGCAAACCATTTTTTCTGCGCTGTTCGTTGGTCAGGTCAATGACTTTTGCTTCAAACGCACTTAGCTTGGTACCAGAAGGTGTTGCTTTTTGCTCTGGCGCCGGTGCAGCTTCCTCTTGCGGAGTTGGTGCTGTTCTTTCCTGTGGTGCCGGTGCTGCTTGTTCAGGGGCTGGAGTTGCCCTTTCCTGTGGTGCTGGTGCTGCTCCTTGTTCAGGGGCTGGAGTTGCTCTTTCCTGTGGTGCCGGTGCTGCTCCTTGTTCAGGGGCTGGAGTTGCTCTTTCCTGTGGTGCCGGTGCTGCTCCTTGTTCAGGGGCTGGAGTTGCTCTTTCCTGTGGTGCCGGTGCTGCTCCTTGTTCAGGGGCTGGCGCTGCTCCCTGTTCAGGTGAAGGAATTGCACCCCTTTGCAAGTCCGGTAGTTCTACACCTGTACGACGCTGCAATTCCGCAAGCATTTTATCTAGATCAGCTTGCTGCTCCTCCGTCAATTTCAGCCTACCCCTGTTCATCTCCATATGAGGATATTTCGAACTAGGTATTCCCGTGCTATAGGAATTCGGGTCGACTGTGAGAAATCCTTTACCATTTGGCATTTGCATTATTTCACTTGTTGCATTACCGCCATTTTTTGCTGCATTTATTTCTGCTCTGCGTTTTTGTTGCTTCATTCTATTTGCATCATTGTCCCAATAACCTGTTCGGTCATTTCCAAGGGTTGTCATTCTGTTGTCACGTATGTCCATCGCTTCATCATTATTGTTATTGCACGCAGCAAGCCCTAACAACATGACAGCTGACACAGTAATTATTTTTCCATGCTTTAATATATTCAACTTTTCTTTCCTCCTTGAGATTTCATTTATTACTTCCTTAGGATTTGAAAAATCGCAAGGAAATATATAATGAAAAATCTGAGAGAAATGTAAAAAGGCAAATCGTTTATAACGACCTGCCTTTTTCAAGCACTTCATTCATATCCATTGGTAGGCTTGCATTAAATAGTAATTCTTTGTCCAAGAACGGATGGACAAAACTTAATTCGCAGCAATGCAAAGCTTGTCTTGATACCTTATTTTTAACTCCGCCATATAAAGTATCCCCAAGCAATGAATGCCCTAAATAGCTCATATGCACTCTGATCTGATGTGTTCTGCCTGTCAATAACCTGAGGCTGACATGGGTGAAGTCTTCATAACGCTTTATAACCTCAAACAATGTACAAGCATACTGCCCATCGGGATGTACCTCGCGCTCGATGATGCTGTCTCGTTTCCTGGCAATCGGTTCTTCGATTGTACCTTTATCCATTTCAATAATACCTTCAGCAAGTGCCTCGTACCTCCGCTTAACACCACCAGCTTGCTGCTGCTTGCTGAATAAATGGTGGACATGGCTGTGCTTCGCAATCAATACTAGCCCGGAAGTATCTCGATCGAGCCTGGTGACAATGTGGGTTGTTGCAGAAAGATCTCCACGTTCATAATAACCGATAAGTGCACTAGCCAGGCTGCCGTATGGATGCTCCCTCGATGGAATTGTATTCATTCCTGACGGTTTATTGACTACCAGCAAATGCTCATCCTCATAAATAATCTCAAGTGGGATTTCCTCTCCCTTCAATCCCTCAGATGGAATTTCAGGTGGAAACTCAATTCTAACGTAATCAGTAGCTTTCAGTATGTATCTTACATTAACTTCCTGACCGTTAACCGCAATAAAACCGCCCTTGAATTTTATATCGGTAAGCGCAGACTTGGAAATTTCTTTCTCCTTGAGATATTCCCTAAGCATTTTACCCTGATCAGCAGCCCCGGCTGTATATTCCAGTGTGAAGTTCTTCCCCATATCAGCGGCTCCTGTCGTTCTCATTTCTTTTTAACAATGCTTTCATTTTAAAACAGATTGTGGGGTAGCTGTGGACTAGCTTGTTTTCTTGATCTCTTTGTGTCGCCAGTTTTGAAACACCATCTACACCGCAGTTCTTAGACATTTGGGAAGCTCCCCATCTTCAAAATGTTCCTTAAACTCTGGTTCTTAGACATTTTAGATGCTCGCCCTCATCGAAATGTCTTTTAAACGCTATTTCTTAGACATTTTGACCTTCTTCTGTCACCGAAATGTCCATAAAACTCTGGTTATTGTGACAGGTTTCAGGTCTAAGAGCCTAAAGCTGTCAAGAAAACGCGATTATTGTGACAGCTTTCAGCTTAAAGAGCACAAAGCTGTCAAGAATACACGGTTATTGTGACAGGTTTCAGCGTGTAGAGCCTAAAGCTGTCAAGAAAATGCGGTTATTGTGACAGGTTTCAGCTGGCAGAGCCTAAAGCTGTCAAGAAAACGCGATTATTGTGACAGCTTTCAGCTTAAAGAGCACAAAGCTGTCAAGAATACGCGATTATTATGACAGCTTTCAGCTTGTACAGCCCAAAGCTGTCAAGAAAACGCGGTTATTGTGACAGCTTTCAGCTGGTAGAGCCTAAAGCTGT belongs to Mesobacillus subterraneus and includes:
- the mgtE gene encoding magnesium transporter produces the protein MEALYSEKIDDFRAEFLELHPYDQAAFFGELKDEERAKVYNFLSPEEMVDLFENLESDEEDFKDVLAQMNPNYAADMLSNMYADDAVDVLNELDKDQVVSYLTIMDEDAAQEIKDLLHYEEYTAGSIMTTEFIAISANQTVRSAMYILKKEAPQAETIYYIFVVDEDKRLAGVISLRDLIVADDETMIAEIMNDRVVSVSVGEDQEEVARMMRDYNFLALPVVDFQNHLLGIITVDDIMDVMEEEASDDYSKLAGIADLDTVDRNPLTAAKKRLPWLIILLFMGMFTASLIGRFEDTLDKVAILAVFIPLIAGMAGNTGTQALAVAVRGIATGDLEKESKWNIILREAGTGFITGAVCGILITFVVYFWKGELFLGALVGISIFITLIIATLAGSLVPLLMHRLKIDPAVASGPFITTINDIISILIYFGIATAFMSYLTK
- the prpE gene encoding bis(5'-nucleosyl)-tetraphosphatase PrpE, yielding MNLDLIGDLHGCYVEFEILTKRLGYDWSSGLPVHPGGRHLAFVGDLTDRGPESLKTANLVWELVVNKKSAFYVPGNHCNKLYRYLLGNKVQTTHGLETTVAEFMSLKPEQKNEFREKFLQLYDSAPLYHVLDKGRLVVAHAGIREDYIGKSNSKVKTFVLYGDITGQSNPDGTPVRRDWARNYQGKAIIVYGHTPVKEPRVINNTYNIDTGVVFGGNLTALRYPEMELVSVPSTMAFVPEKFREIK
- a CDS encoding monovalent cation:proton antiporter family protein, with the protein product MGHHASITSLVIVIIVAFLTPILLHRLKLNFIPVVVAEIIMGLIIGKSGFNIVHEDAWLGTLSTLGFLFLMFLSGLEIDFTAFSGNKKNNKKNASDKKEPNTFVVASIIFVGIFIVSLGLSYLFVLAGFIENVFLMTLIISTISLGVVVPTLKDAHLMKTNIGQTILLVAVIADLATMILLAVFVSIYDGGEGNTWLLLVLFAAGVGLYFIGRVFKNRTFIDALSTGTTQIGTRAVFALIILLVAISETVGAENILGAFLAGVLVSLLAPDQEMVHKLDSFGYGFLIPIFFVMVGVELDIWSLFSEKKLLLLIPLLLIALFLSKLIPVYLLKKWYDTKTVLAAGFLLTSTLSLVIAAATIGERMEMITPQMSGTLILVAVISSVLTPILFKKLFPQEKAEEVKVKVAFIGANQMTLPVSRALQSTLYEPVIFHTKQEKAEKQIADSVFEIIEMENYEIGTLEKHEVYEADIIVISTGDPDLNATIAVSAKEKGIDRVIARIESPDLAEKAQEEGIEVFSVLRSTESLLRAMIESPGVMTILTNQENSLHEIRMLNDHFDGMTLRRFPFTGDVIFVRILRENESIVPHGDTELRLNDRLIVTGSKEYVDELKRELEFCFWC
- the fabI gene encoding enoyl-ACP reductase FabI, translating into MTLSLNGKAYVVMGVANKRSIAWGIAQSLHNAGANLIFTYAGERLEKSVRELAGSLDENYLVLPCDVTNDEDVAKCFREVKEAAGTISGVAHCIAFANKDELQGDYMNVSREGFLLAHNISAYSLTAVAKEAKELMSEGGSIVTLTYLGGERAIPNYNVMGVAKASLDASVRYLAADLGKDNIRVNSISAGPIRTLSAKGVSDFNSILKEIEERAPLRRNTTPEEVGDTAVFLFSDMSRGITGENIHVDSGFHIL